The following proteins come from a genomic window of Miscanthus floridulus cultivar M001 chromosome 2, ASM1932011v1, whole genome shotgun sequence:
- the LOC136540646 gene encoding WAT1-related protein At1g43650-like, producing MALREVTGGLWVRYAPHVLMVLAQLCYTLMYFITEAAFNQGLNPYVYITYRHLLVAVLIWPFAYYQEKGLRPKMTLMLFMEIFVLSLLGVSLTLNMYFASLKYTSPTFVTSVVNTIASMTFVIAIILRMEIVDVKSLRGLAKIAGTVVSFAGVTTMTLYKGAAITSLWKSPVHIPGSDSGGGVAHGSWVKGSVLAVASCICWSIWYIMQASSLKRYPAQLSLTAWMCTVGGIQSTIFTVFMQHKPEDWRIGFGLKFWCIVYSGIACNGFTVFVQLWCTEKKGPVFVTMFNPLSTIMVAILAYFIFGENLYVGSIVGGGVVIVGLYMLLWGKEKDQEHGSTGEEREQLEMDCEKQAKKASDVYGAPKTTK from the exons ATGGCTCTGCGGGAGGTCACAGGCGGATTGTGGGTGCGGTACGCGCCGCACGTGCTGATGGTGCTGGCGCAGCTGTGCTACACGCTCATGTACTTCATCACCGAGGCCGCCTTCAACCAGGGGCTCAACCCCTACGTCTACATCACCTACCGCCATCTGCTCGTCGCCGTCCTCATCTGGCCCTTCGCCTACTACCAGGAGAA GGGGTTGAGGCCTAAAATGACGTTGATGCTGTTCATGGAGATATTTGTGCTCTCCCTTCTCGG GGTGAGCTTAACTCTGAACATGTACTTCGCGAGCTTGAAGTACACGTCCCCGACGTTCGTCACCTCCGTGGTGAACACCATTGCCTCAATGACGTTcgtcatcgccatcatcctcag GATGGAGATCGTGGACGTGAAGAGCCTACGCGGGCTCGCCAAGATCGCAGGGACTGTGGTGTCTTTCGCCGGGGTGACCACCATGACTCTGTACAAAGGAGCAGCCATCACGAGCCTCTGGAAGTCGCCTGTTCATATCCCCGGCAGCGACAGCGGCGGTGGCGTTGCCCATGGGAGCTGGGTGAAAGGGTCAGTCCTCGCAGTGGCCAGCTGCATATGCTGGTCCATCTGGTACATCATGCAG GCGTCGTCTCTGAAGAGGTACCCGGCCCAGCTCTCGCTGACGGCATGGATGTGCACGGTCGGGGGCATCCAGTCCACTATTTTCACGGTGTTCATGCAGCACAAGCCGGAAGACTGGCGCATCGGCTTCGGCCTCAAGTTCTGGTGCATTGTCTACTCGGGCATCGCCTGCAACGGCTTCACGGTGTTCGTGCAGCTGTGGTGCACCGAGAAGAAAGGCCCCGTCTTCGTCACCATGTTCAACCCCCTCTCCACCATCATGGTCGCCATCCTGGCCTACTTCATCTTCGGCGAAAACCTATACGTCGGCAG CATCGTCGGAGGCGGGGTTGTGATTGTGGGCCTCTACATGCTGCTGTGGGGAAAGGAGAAAGACCAAGAGCACGGCAGCACGGGCGAAGAGCGGGAACAGCTCGAGATGGACTGCGAGAAGCAGGCGAAGAAGGCCAGCGATGTCTACGGAGCGCCCAAGACGACGAAGTGA
- the LOC136535690 gene encoding protein KINESIN LIGHT CHAIN-RELATED 1-like isoform X2 codes for MRRLPKSLLFACLSRPLRSRPPLPLPLPPLHPSPPQPPRPGPRLLPFSTQTLAPGPPPPHAPDAASTAEPAGLALLEAAELHESKGDHQEALGLALKALAPLQASHGGWSLPVARALRLAGAAAARAGSLSDALESLGAAAEIVDYLAPARCEGVPKEVAAVGAAVYEQLGRAKTAMGHRWDAVGDLQRALDLKLRYLEGGSVELGDAYRDVTEAYAGVLDFDKALPLCSKALGIAEGQFGEDSAEVAKLRRLLMAIYTGLGRHAEALEQIELARMVYERLGLNVELSQAETDGANIRILLGRSEEAMNDIKRVMQRADKESEERALAYVTMAKILISEERVSDSKRCLEIARGIIDAKDSIDPGRFAEAYAEISMLYESMIQFEMPLSSLNMSLSLMKKTLAILESAKEMHHIEGSISARMGWLLLHTHKADESVPYLERAVDKLKNCFGPRHFGLGFAYRNLGQAYLEMDQHQSAVKFYTLAIDIIEATFGPTHEDSIDTKQSLANAYGLMGSPYQVMVNLHAFIDVVPILAMFCGNEFPCFSA; via the coding sequence ATGCGGCGGCTGCCGAAATCCCTCCTCTTCGCCTGCCTCTCCAGGCCCCTCCGCTCCCGCcccccgctcccgctcccgctcccgccgcTCCACCCTTCGCCTCCCCAGCCCCCGCGCCCGGGTCCCCgcctcctccccttctccactCAAACCCTAGCCCCGGGCCCTCCTCCTCCCCATGCGCCAGATGCGGCGTCGACGGCCGAGCCCGCGGGCCTCGCGCTTCTGGAGGCCGCGGAGCTGCACGAGTCCAAGGGAGACCACCAGGAGGCCCTCGGCCTCGCCCTCAAGGCGCTTGCGCCGCTGCAGGCGTCCCACGGCGGGTGGTCGCTCCCCGTCGCGCGCGCGCTCCGCCTCGCCGGCGCCGCGGCCGCCCGCGCCGGCAGCCTCAGCGACGCGCTCGAGTCCCTCGGCGCCGCCGCGGAGATCGTCGACTACCTGGCACCCGCGCGGTGCGAGGGGGTGCCTAAGGAGGTGGCGGCTGTCGGCGCCGCCGTGTACGAGCAGCTGGGGCGCGCCAAGACGGCCATGGGGCACCGGTGGGACGCGGTGGGTGATCTCCAGCGCGCGCTGGACCTGAAGCTCCGGTATCTGGAGGGAGGGAGCGTGGAGCTTGGGGACGCCTACAGGGACGTCACCGAGGCCTATGCGGGCGTGCTCGACTTTGACAAGGCGCTGCCATTGTGTTCCAAAGCGTTGGGCATTGCGGAGGGGCAGTTCGGTGAGGACTCGGCAGAAGTGGCTAAGCTCCGGCGACTTCTCATGGCTATCTATACTGGGTTGGGTCGCCATGCAGAGGCTCTTGAGCAAATTGAGCTTGCAAGGATGGTATATGAGCGATTGGGATTGAATGTCGAGCTTTCCCAGGCCGAAACTGATGGGGCTAATATCCGTATCTTGTTGGGGAGATCAGAGGAGGCGATGAATGACATTAAGAGGGTGATGCAGCGGGCAGACAAGGAGAGCGAGGAGCGTGCACTGGCATATGTCACAATGGCAAAGATATTGATCTCCGAGGAGAGGGTTTCAGACTCGAAGCGGTGCTTGGAGATTGCCCGGGGGATCATCGACGCAAAGGATTCCATTGACCCTGGCCGTTTTGCTGAGGCATATGCTGAGATATCAATGTTGTATGAATCGATGATACAGTTTGAAATGCCTTTGAGCTCGCTTAACATGTCTTTGAGCTTGATGAAGAAAACGCTTGCAATTCTTGAGAGCGCCAAGGAGATGCATCACATTGAAGGCAGCATCTCAGCAAGGATGGGGTGGCTCCTCCTGCATACTCATAAAGCTGATGAGTCTGTTCCTTATCTGGAGAGAGCGGTTGATAAGTTGAAGAATTGCTTTGGACCACGGCACTTTGGGTTAGGTTTTGCTTATAGGAATCTGGGGCAGGCCTATCTTGAAATGGACCAACATCAGTCAGCTGTGAAGTTCTACACACTTGCGATTGATATTATTGAAGCTACATTTGGACCGACACATGAGGATTCTATTGACACAAAACAGTCCCTTGCAAATGCATACGGACTGATGGGAAG